In Archangium violaceum, the following are encoded in one genomic region:
- a CDS encoding DNA/RNA non-specific endonuclease encodes MSHNPHRLRVLTCLALLLTACAARQPTLRQEPPLGAPPPEEQSQEQAADYDDEFIIENRRAQFTKFGRAEAGFTQEQERRLESNCPFGLPRALKAWEHGPTRYVLREGYVLQHSGSDKIPLWVCEGVERAQLDGNLPRPGQSAFKPEPELPKGERAELPDYKGSGYSRGHMAPAGNQTVDHQRKLETFYLSNMVPQLQVHNGEIWAALEDQARDWAHVRGKAFIITGPMFYDPAEEAPETADGFIEVFRIGANALPVPTHLFKIVVAQNASGQWEAIAFVQEHRRYDKPWDLSQTIQSIDWIEERVGFDFMPELEQEQEQALEASPSPMWQ; translated from the coding sequence ATGTCTCACAATCCTCATCGCCTCCGCGTCCTCACATGTCTCGCATTGCTGCTGACGGCCTGCGCGGCACGGCAACCCACGCTCCGGCAGGAGCCTCCCCTGGGTGCCCCACCGCCGGAGGAGCAGAGCCAGGAGCAGGCAGCGGACTACGATGATGAGTTCATCATCGAGAACCGCCGGGCGCAGTTCACGAAGTTCGGGCGGGCCGAGGCCGGTTTCACCCAGGAGCAGGAGCGGCGGCTCGAGTCCAACTGCCCCTTCGGACTCCCTCGGGCCCTGAAGGCCTGGGAGCACGGGCCCACGAGGTACGTCCTTCGTGAGGGCTATGTCCTCCAGCACAGCGGAAGCGACAAGATTCCCCTCTGGGTCTGCGAGGGGGTGGAGCGGGCCCAACTGGACGGGAACCTGCCGCGACCCGGGCAGTCGGCTTTCAAGCCGGAGCCGGAGCTCCCCAAGGGCGAGCGTGCGGAGCTCCCTGATTACAAAGGCTCCGGCTACAGCCGTGGGCACATGGCTCCCGCCGGCAACCAGACCGTGGACCACCAGCGCAAGCTGGAGACCTTCTACCTCTCGAACATGGTCCCCCAGCTACAGGTGCACAACGGGGAGATCTGGGCCGCGCTCGAGGACCAGGCCCGTGACTGGGCACATGTCCGGGGCAAGGCCTTCATCATCACCGGGCCGATGTTCTACGACCCCGCGGAGGAGGCTCCCGAAACGGCGGATGGCTTCATCGAGGTGTTCCGGATCGGCGCGAACGCGCTGCCCGTCCCCACCCACCTCTTCAAGATCGTCGTCGCCCAGAATGCCAGCGGGCAGTGGGAGGCCATTGCCTTCGTCCAGGAGCACAGGCGCTACGACAAGCCGTGGGACTTGTCCCAGACCATCCAATCCATCGACTGGATCGAGGAGCGCGTGGGGTTCGATTTCATGCCCGAACTGGAGCAGGAGCAGGAGCAGGCGCTCGAGGCCTCCCCGTCACCCATGTGGCAGTGA
- a CDS encoding DUF5953 family protein, translated as MTARKKLGIIVYAPALLGNDQRTLAIVQGMERALPGLRMEWEVSEDGRLIALPQRDTWLIEGIKDGAFPLVCNGDETFPVTVYGLQTSARHAPGGQPLLDVHAKLPLDAVGLAAAADVLEAMAEGARALWGHATPFSAGVEIARQTIDPVHKPGVPPRGLPALKLFEHIRSPEIPARLGWLNYWSDAAARAIGFPDPARDADLLSRARRTATGGWVVRLTDAPLDLDNPAHLDALKRAYERFPEIGGRLVP; from the coding sequence ATGACTGCGCGAAAGAAACTCGGCATTATCGTTTATGCTCCTGCACTGCTAGGCAACGACCAGCGCACGCTCGCGATTGTCCAGGGGATGGAACGGGCGCTCCCCGGTCTGCGCATGGAGTGGGAGGTTTCCGAAGATGGGCGCCTCATCGCATTGCCGCAGCGCGACACATGGCTCATCGAGGGGATCAAGGACGGGGCATTCCCTCTTGTGTGCAACGGCGATGAGACCTTCCCCGTGACGGTTTATGGGTTACAAACATCCGCCCGCCACGCCCCGGGCGGTCAGCCGCTGCTCGATGTCCACGCAAAGCTGCCGCTGGATGCCGTTGGCCTCGCAGCGGCGGCGGATGTGCTTGAAGCCATGGCAGAGGGCGCGCGTGCGCTGTGGGGGCATGCGACACCGTTCAGCGCGGGGGTGGAGATCGCACGGCAAACAATCGATCCGGTGCATAAGCCGGGGGTTCCTCCCCGGGGGCTGCCCGCCCTCAAGCTCTTTGAGCACATTCGTTCGCCTGAGATTCCGGCTCGCCTCGGATGGCTGAACTACTGGTCGGATGCTGCCGCACGGGCCATCGGCTTTCCGGACCCGGCCCGCGACGCGGACCTGCTCTCGCGGGCGCGGCGCACTGCGACCGGCGGGTGGGTTGTCCGGCTCACCGATGCACCGCTCGACCTGGACAACCCTGCCCACCTGGACGCGCTTAAACGGGCCTACGAGCGCTTCCCAGAGATCGGAGGGCGATTAGTCCCTTGA
- a CDS encoding DUF6310 domain-containing protein — translation MRLRACFALLLFLSSCATSAPSPREPAARDPRLANLQRAATRPWTDGGRCAVREASEPWPVLVERCFHALDHDRIEFHDPTGRCSIASAGAAAMGLGVCVLAAPELVVGAVVVAGVVVVGFAIKKALDAYELRWGDPEKVRPAPETRPVPDVKPVPEAKPAPREPSPEKRPKPEPKGPDFPPLEPPEITERDRPRCEPIPEPHAGKDDAHNKCADQFPPNRYPGMDVLVGGVSFDALQVGVRVPWEIKTHQFDTYPDFIQEREIAKEMKQLRKQRDAARDCGYGFVVGVSTEEHKEALEFQAPELKIVATGCKR, via the coding sequence ATGCGTCTGCGCGCTTGCTTCGCACTTCTGCTCTTTCTCTCCTCCTGCGCGACGTCAGCACCGAGCCCCCGAGAGCCAGCGGCCCGAGACCCGAGGCTCGCCAACCTCCAGCGAGCGGCGACGCGGCCCTGGACGGACGGGGGGCGGTGCGCCGTCCGCGAAGCTTCCGAGCCCTGGCCCGTGCTGGTGGAGCGGTGCTTTCATGCCCTCGACCATGACCGGATCGAGTTTCACGACCCCACGGGACGATGCTCGATTGCCTCTGCGGGTGCCGCTGCCATGGGGCTCGGCGTCTGCGTCCTGGCGGCCCCGGAGCTCGTCGTGGGCGCGGTAGTTGTGGCGGGCGTTGTCGTGGTGGGCTTCGCCATCAAAAAGGCCCTGGATGCGTATGAGCTGAGATGGGGCGATCCCGAGAAAGTGAGGCCCGCTCCTGAAACGCGCCCCGTGCCAGACGTGAAGCCCGTGCCCGAAGCAAAGCCCGCGCCGCGGGAGCCCTCGCCGGAAAAAAGGCCCAAGCCGGAGCCAAAAGGGCCGGATTTCCCTCCTCTGGAACCACCCGAAATCACGGAGCGAGATCGCCCCAGGTGCGAGCCCATCCCGGAACCGCACGCGGGCAAGGATGACGCGCACAACAAGTGCGCCGATCAGTTTCCGCCTAACCGTTATCCCGGAATGGATGTGCTCGTGGGCGGTGTGAGCTTCGATGCACTGCAAGTCGGCGTGCGTGTGCCGTGGGAAATCAAGACCCATCAATTTGACACGTACCCTGATTTCATCCAAGAACGCGAGATTGCAAAGGAAATGAAGCAATTGCGCAAGCAGCGCGACGCTGCGCGAGACTGCGGATATGGCTTCGTCGTTGGGGTTAGCACCGAAGAACACAAAGAAGCGCTGGAGTTCCAGGCGCCTGAACTCAAGATCGTCGCAACGGGGTGCAAACGATGA